One window of Streptomyces sp. FIT100 genomic DNA carries:
- a CDS encoding 4'-phosphopantetheinyl transferase superfamily protein, whose amino-acid sequence MSASTAGRRARLHTAAEGVHYLVARNEEVLDALPVAPRDQAAASALPPWRAVEHAASRTLLRALLREIGEDLHGGPVAACPGGRPYLPDRPDLGVSLSHSSGWVAAAVARNRDVGVDVQTPSVVSDRVLRFCCSPRDVEVLTAMPEDGRRREFAWIFTVQEACVKAVGAGLSGRPWSVPVALGQRTGDWGRVRWSAPRGRQPVPVGCAWTERPARDGDMAG is encoded by the coding sequence GTGAGCGCCTCGACGGCGGGGCGGAGGGCACGTCTGCACACGGCTGCCGAGGGCGTGCATTACCTGGTCGCCCGGAACGAGGAGGTCCTGGACGCGCTGCCCGTCGCCCCAAGGGATCAGGCGGCCGCCTCGGCGCTGCCGCCGTGGCGCGCCGTGGAGCACGCCGCTTCGCGGACCTTGCTGCGGGCCCTGCTGCGGGAGATCGGCGAGGACCTCCACGGCGGGCCGGTCGCCGCATGCCCCGGCGGACGGCCGTATCTGCCCGATCGGCCCGATCTGGGCGTCAGCCTCTCGCACTCCTCCGGTTGGGTCGCCGCGGCCGTCGCCAGGAACCGCGACGTCGGTGTCGACGTGCAGACCCCGTCCGTCGTCAGCGACCGAGTGCTGCGGTTCTGCTGCTCGCCCCGGGACGTGGAAGTGCTGACCGCCATGCCCGAGGACGGGCGCAGACGTGAGTTCGCCTGGATCTTCACCGTCCAGGAGGCGTGTGTGAAGGCCGTCGGCGCGGGTCTCTCCGGCCGCCCCTGGAGCGTGCCGGTGGCTCTCGGGCAGCGGACGGGCGACTGGGGGCGGGTCCGCTGGTCCGCCCCCCGGGGCCGACAGCCGGTACCGGTCGGCTGCGCCTGGACCGAGCGGCCGGCTCGGGACGGAGACATGGCCGGCTGA
- a CDS encoding acyl carrier protein, translating into MSGPNRQEVLLVIEKALSEVLERPITGLTEETALFDDLQLTSLAVLGLLMTVEEATGIAVDPEELDIDHLRTVGSFADYVEAALREGEGTS; encoded by the coding sequence ATGAGCGGTCCGAACCGTCAGGAAGTGCTGCTCGTCATCGAGAAGGCGCTCAGCGAGGTCCTGGAGCGGCCGATCACCGGGCTCACGGAGGAGACCGCGCTCTTCGACGATCTGCAACTCACCTCCCTCGCCGTGCTGGGCCTGCTGATGACCGTCGAGGAGGCGACCGGGATCGCGGTCGACCCGGAGGAGCTCGATATCGACCACCTGCGGACCGTGGGGTCCTTCGCCGACTACGTCGAGGCCGCACTCCGCGAAGGAGAGGGGACGTCATGA
- a CDS encoding SAM-dependent methyltransferase: MDAVSYTAQWMAAARAQESERDDALFVDPLARDLAAPRGFELIERYDGGGLLPFISIRTRFLDDAIRDVLAESGIQQVVLIAAGMDTRAFRLDWPDGTELYEVDHALLIAEKRRRLDALGAEPRTDRREVSADLTKDWLPALEAAGFDRDRPTLWVAEALTFFLTEEQAAGLLRLLASASAPGSHLAFDILGRALLRSPFSKRFLDTLAADGTPWIFGTDEPEEFLTANGWKTTDLREPGQPGAGEGRWPYEVQPRDRRGANRLWLIRAEIVTS; the protein is encoded by the coding sequence ATGGATGCAGTCTCGTACACCGCACAGTGGATGGCCGCGGCCCGCGCGCAGGAGTCCGAGCGCGATGACGCGCTGTTCGTCGACCCGCTGGCCCGCGACCTGGCCGCGCCCAGGGGCTTCGAGCTGATCGAGCGCTACGACGGCGGCGGCCTGCTGCCGTTCATCTCCATCCGGACCCGGTTCCTGGACGACGCCATCCGGGACGTCCTCGCCGAGAGCGGGATCCAGCAGGTGGTGCTGATCGCGGCGGGCATGGACACCCGCGCCTTCCGGCTCGACTGGCCGGACGGCACCGAGCTCTACGAGGTCGACCACGCCCTGCTGATCGCCGAGAAGCGGCGCCGGCTCGACGCCCTCGGGGCCGAACCGCGCACCGACCGGCGCGAGGTCTCCGCCGACCTCACCAAGGACTGGCTGCCCGCGCTGGAGGCCGCCGGCTTCGACCGCGACCGCCCGACCCTGTGGGTCGCCGAGGCGCTGACCTTCTTCCTCACCGAGGAGCAGGCCGCCGGACTGCTGCGCCTGCTCGCGTCCGCCTCGGCCCCCGGCAGCCACCTGGCCTTCGACATCCTCGGGCGCGCCCTGCTGCGCAGCCCGTTCTCCAAGCGCTTCCTGGACACGCTCGCCGCCGACGGCACGCCGTGGATCTTCGGCACCGACGAGCCCGAGGAGTTCCTGACCGCGAACGGCTGGAAGACCACCGACCTGCGCGAGCCCGGCCAGCCCGGCGCCGGAGAGGGCCGCTGGCCGTACGAGGTCCAGCCGAGGGACCGCCGCGGCGCCAACCGGCTGTGGCTGATCCGCGCCGAGATCGTGACGTCCTGA
- a CDS encoding condensation domain-containing protein, whose protein sequence is MTTAQERTIRLDSARAGTGPATWGQRAIWGVVTRLGDDAPRYNLPVDLPVTPPRPVSRVLADLTELLLLHDSLHTRFLADGDDGLEQVVDGSGELPVEIRTCSAAQAREVGAGLLKELAGRSFDHTREWPLRVGLVECEGQVHRLVLAGAHTAMDYWGLGRLLRDLESIESGETAESLREARSALQPLEAAALQASPLGRRRDEAARRYWCEQLTAGPRRIFQDPAAPELADDPNRLFPNAVLRSPALAVAVGRVAAELEVSDAAVLLGAASHQLARMSGSSDVLFQVVVGNRFQPAAAASVSTVAQEALFRLTDADRDFEDAVRRTRSVAFSAFRHAAYDKWALDREVAQLVEKGEAADHSYWWNDTRDPGVGPFDTVERPRAALSELIGRTELSWPTEFLPRKNVSMAVDALTAPGALDLAMTADPAVIGRDGMEQFLRGVERLIVAEAIALGD, encoded by the coding sequence ATGACCACCGCTCAGGAGCGGACCATCAGGCTGGACTCCGCGAGGGCCGGGACCGGCCCGGCGACCTGGGGGCAGCGGGCGATCTGGGGGGTCGTCACCCGGCTCGGTGACGACGCCCCCCGGTACAACCTGCCGGTCGACCTGCCCGTCACCCCGCCCCGTCCCGTGTCCCGTGTGCTCGCGGACCTGACGGAGCTGCTCCTGCTCCACGACAGCCTGCACACCAGGTTCCTGGCGGACGGCGACGACGGTCTGGAGCAGGTCGTGGACGGCAGCGGCGAGCTTCCGGTGGAGATCCGGACATGCTCGGCGGCACAGGCCCGGGAGGTCGGCGCCGGGCTGCTCAAGGAGCTGGCCGGGCGCTCCTTCGACCACACGCGGGAGTGGCCCCTGAGGGTCGGCCTGGTGGAGTGCGAGGGCCAGGTCCACCGGCTGGTGCTGGCCGGCGCGCACACCGCGATGGACTACTGGGGGCTGGGCCGGCTGCTCCGCGACCTGGAGTCGATCGAATCGGGGGAGACCGCCGAGTCGCTGCGCGAGGCACGCTCCGCCCTACAGCCCCTGGAGGCCGCGGCGCTCCAGGCGTCGCCGCTCGGCCGTCGCCGGGACGAGGCGGCCCGCCGCTACTGGTGCGAGCAGCTGACCGCCGGTCCCCGGCGGATATTCCAGGACCCCGCGGCGCCGGAACTCGCGGACGATCCGAACCGGCTGTTCCCCAACGCGGTGCTGCGCTCGCCCGCGCTGGCGGTCGCCGTCGGGCGGGTGGCGGCGGAGCTGGAGGTGAGCGATGCCGCGGTGCTGCTGGGGGCGGCCTCCCATCAGCTGGCCAGGATGTCCGGGAGCAGTGACGTGCTCTTCCAGGTGGTCGTGGGCAACCGCTTCCAGCCGGCCGCCGCCGCGTCGGTCAGCACGGTGGCACAGGAGGCCCTGTTCCGTCTCACGGACGCGGACCGGGACTTCGAGGACGCGGTGCGGCGGACGCGGTCCGTCGCGTTCAGCGCGTTCCGCCACGCCGCGTACGACAAGTGGGCGCTGGACCGGGAGGTGGCGCAGCTGGTCGAGAAGGGGGAGGCGGCCGACCACTCGTACTGGTGGAACGACACCCGTGACCCGGGTGTCGGGCCGTTCGACACCGTCGAGAGGCCCCGGGCCGCGCTGAGCGAGCTGATCGGCCGGACCGAGCTGAGCTGGCCGACGGAGTTCCTGCCCCGCAAGAACGTCTCGATGGCGGTGGACGCGCTGACCGCCCCGGGTGCCCTGGACCTCGCCATGACCGCCGACCCGGCAGTCATCGGCCGCGACGGGATGGAGCAGTTCCTGCGCGGGGTCGAGCGGCTGATCGTCGCCGAGGCGATCGCTCTGGGGGACTGA
- a CDS encoding MFS transporter codes for MEERLADHPVVVTPPPTKDGPGAAPPSSGEPAIWSRNFRYYFTARSAGLLSWAMLPVAVAAGLLSGGYGLQAAGYSMAFLVAPFAGLVLFGGVLADRFTARRMMIIADLANLTAHVLLALLFIHGIDHLWQLYALLVVAGTANALFQPGASSTVPLVSRDVQGANGVLRTSEAITGLGGPALAGVLVGFGSTGWVMVISAVAYGTSAICLFALRLGVVPAPPAGESLWHNLAVGWQEFRSRSWLWGVILIWMFYAVLSWGPQLSVAAGVIVPEHGASAFGLINAALGAGTVAGGLLAIRYKPQRPLAAGAVAMMAYPIYPLGIVLGWPVWLLAAAQIAVGIGIGVWGVMWATSVQTQVPGEVLNRVHAYEVAGSVGMYPIGSALAGPAVEAFGTDQVLLVGVVVSFLTACALLAARPIRTLRRVPDRA; via the coding sequence ATGGAAGAACGCTTGGCAGACCACCCCGTGGTGGTGACGCCCCCGCCGACGAAGGACGGGCCCGGCGCGGCGCCGCCGTCGTCGGGGGAGCCGGCGATCTGGTCCCGCAACTTCCGGTACTACTTCACCGCCCGCAGCGCGGGCCTGCTCAGCTGGGCCATGCTGCCGGTCGCGGTCGCGGCCGGTCTGCTCAGCGGCGGGTACGGCCTGCAAGCCGCGGGGTACTCGATGGCCTTCCTGGTCGCCCCGTTCGCCGGCCTGGTGCTGTTCGGCGGGGTGCTCGCCGACCGGTTCACCGCCCGCCGGATGATGATCATCGCGGACCTGGCCAACCTCACCGCCCACGTGCTGCTCGCCCTCCTGTTCATCCACGGCATCGACCACCTCTGGCAGCTGTACGCGCTGCTGGTGGTGGCCGGCACGGCCAACGCGCTGTTCCAGCCGGGCGCCTCCTCGACCGTCCCGCTGGTCTCCCGGGACGTACAGGGCGCCAACGGGGTGCTGCGCACCTCCGAGGCGATCACCGGCCTCGGCGGCCCGGCGCTGGCCGGCGTCCTGGTCGGGTTCGGGTCCACCGGCTGGGTGATGGTGATCTCCGCCGTGGCCTACGGGACCAGCGCGATCTGCCTGTTCGCGCTCCGGCTCGGAGTGGTGCCCGCCCCGCCGGCCGGCGAGAGCCTGTGGCACAACCTGGCGGTCGGCTGGCAGGAGTTCCGCTCCCGCAGCTGGCTCTGGGGCGTGATCCTGATCTGGATGTTCTACGCGGTGCTCTCCTGGGGGCCGCAGCTGTCGGTGGCCGCCGGCGTCATCGTGCCCGAGCACGGCGCGAGCGCCTTCGGTCTGATCAACGCCGCGTTGGGCGCCGGCACCGTGGCCGGCGGTCTGCTGGCGATCCGCTACAAGCCCCAGCGGCCGCTCGCCGCCGGGGCCGTGGCGATGATGGCCTACCCGATCTACCCGCTCGGCATCGTGCTCGGCTGGCCCGTCTGGCTGCTCGCCGCCGCCCAGATCGCGGTCGGGATCGGGATCGGCGTATGGGGCGTCATGTGGGCCACCAGCGTGCAGACCCAGGTGCCGGGCGAGGTGCTCAACCGCGTCCACGCCTACGAGGTCGCGGGTTCCGTCGGCATGTACCCGATCGGCAGCGCGCTGGCCGGCCCCGCCGTCGAAGCGTTCGGCACCGACCAGGTGCTCCTGGTGGGCGTCGTGGTCTCCTTCCTCACCGCCTGCGCCCTCCTGGCCGCCCGCCCGATCCGCACCCTGCGCCGTGTGCCGGACCGCGCCTGA
- a CDS encoding sodium:alanine symporter family protein, producing MNALDAVIVDVNGHFWTYLLIPLVVGTGLYFTIRSRALQVRLFPEMLRVLKDKSGTATDGGKQVSSFGAFTISAAARVGTGNIAGVATAITLGGAGAVFWMWLMAVIGAASAFVESALAQLYKVRNPDGGAYRGGPAYYMQRGLGKRWMGVLFAVTITVTFGFVFNAVQSNTIAAVASGSVHGGDASWFPKAVGLGLVVLLGLVIFGGVRRIATVTQWLVPVMAVVYLLLGAAVVALNIGDVPRVFADIVGGAFGFREVAGGALGAAIQQGIRRGMFSNEAGLGSAPNAGATAEVSHPVKQGLVQSLGVFFDTLLVCSMTAFIILTTNPQLSGRQGADLTQTALTHTLGGWAGHVLTVVVFMLAFSSMIGNYYYGESNIAFMTGGRADRKWVLPGYRVLVLAVVFLGALGSVSVVWNLADVFMGFMALVNILAILPLGVIALRLLDDYQTQRRAGLDPVFTRDRMPELTGVECWAPAARATGANTGACAGSGPGGTRPAEDAAELAAAR from the coding sequence GTGAACGCCCTGGACGCAGTGATCGTCGATGTGAACGGTCACTTCTGGACCTATCTGCTGATCCCCCTCGTCGTAGGCACGGGTCTGTACTTCACCATCCGCTCCCGGGCCCTTCAGGTGCGGCTCTTCCCCGAGATGCTGCGAGTCCTGAAGGACAAGAGCGGGACGGCCACGGACGGCGGGAAGCAGGTGTCGTCGTTCGGTGCGTTCACGATCTCGGCCGCCGCGCGGGTCGGCACGGGCAATATCGCCGGTGTCGCCACGGCCATCACCCTCGGCGGTGCGGGCGCGGTCTTCTGGATGTGGCTGATGGCCGTCATCGGCGCCGCGTCCGCGTTCGTGGAGTCGGCGCTGGCGCAGCTGTACAAGGTCCGCAACCCGGACGGTGGCGCGTACCGGGGCGGCCCCGCGTACTACATGCAGCGCGGGCTCGGGAAGCGGTGGATGGGTGTGCTCTTCGCGGTCACCATCACCGTGACGTTCGGCTTCGTCTTCAACGCGGTGCAGTCCAACACCATCGCCGCGGTGGCCTCCGGCTCCGTCCACGGCGGTGACGCGTCCTGGTTCCCCAAGGCCGTCGGCCTCGGACTGGTCGTCCTGCTCGGCCTGGTGATCTTCGGCGGGGTGCGGCGCATCGCCACCGTCACGCAGTGGCTCGTCCCGGTGATGGCCGTGGTCTACCTGCTGCTCGGTGCCGCGGTCGTGGCCCTCAACATCGGCGACGTACCGCGGGTCTTCGCCGACATCGTCGGCGGTGCCTTCGGCTTCCGCGAGGTCGCGGGCGGCGCGCTCGGTGCGGCGATCCAGCAGGGCATCCGGCGTGGCATGTTCTCCAACGAGGCGGGCCTCGGCTCGGCCCCCAACGCGGGTGCGACGGCGGAGGTCTCGCACCCGGTCAAGCAGGGTCTGGTCCAGTCGCTCGGCGTCTTCTTCGACACGCTGCTGGTCTGCTCGATGACCGCGTTCATCATCCTGACGACGAACCCGCAGCTGTCCGGACGGCAGGGCGCCGACCTCACCCAGACCGCGCTGACGCACACGCTCGGCGGCTGGGCGGGACACGTCCTGACGGTCGTGGTCTTCATGCTCGCCTTCAGCTCCATGATCGGGAACTACTACTACGGCGAGTCCAACATCGCGTTCATGACCGGCGGCCGGGCCGACCGGAAGTGGGTGCTCCCCGGCTACCGGGTGCTCGTCCTCGCCGTCGTCTTCCTCGGCGCGCTCGGCTCGGTCAGCGTGGTGTGGAACCTCGCGGACGTCTTCATGGGCTTCATGGCCCTGGTCAACATCCTCGCGATCCTGCCGCTCGGAGTGATCGCCCTCCGCCTGCTGGACGACTACCAGACACAGCGCCGCGCGGGCCTGGACCCGGTCTTCACCCGGGACCGGATGCCGGAGCTGACGGGCGTGGAGTGCTGGGCGCCTGCGGCGCGGGCCACGGGTGCGAACACCGGCGCGTGCGCGGGTTCCGGCCCCGGCGGCACCCGGCCGGCCGAGGATGCGGCGGAGCTCGCCGCCGCCCGCTGA
- a CDS encoding SigE family RNA polymerase sigma factor: MRRDRTDEFLDFAAGRTGHLYRSACLLTSGDTHLAEDLVQDTLGRMYALWGRMSRIDNPAAYAQTVLVRTFLSQRRRRSATERPLGELPESFAETGAGAGDPALRVALLDALARLAPKDRAVVVLRYWEDRSIGETADALNVSSAAVRTRSVRALAKLRTLLGGSIAEFAAH; the protein is encoded by the coding sequence ATGAGACGGGACCGGACGGACGAGTTCCTGGATTTCGCGGCCGGCCGCACGGGACACCTGTACCGCTCGGCGTGCCTACTGACCAGCGGAGACACGCATCTCGCCGAGGACCTCGTGCAGGACACGCTCGGGCGCATGTACGCCCTGTGGGGCCGGATGTCCCGGATCGACAACCCTGCGGCCTACGCCCAGACCGTCCTCGTCCGCACTTTCCTCTCGCAGCGTCGGCGGCGCTCCGCCACCGAGCGTCCCCTCGGGGAGCTGCCCGAGTCGTTCGCAGAGACCGGCGCGGGCGCGGGCGACCCGGCGCTGCGGGTGGCGCTGCTCGACGCGCTGGCCCGGCTGGCGCCGAAGGACCGTGCCGTCGTGGTGCTTCGGTACTGGGAGGACCGCAGCATCGGCGAGACGGCGGACGCGCTGAACGTGAGCTCCGCCGCCGTACGGACCCGGTCCGTGCGGGCGCTGGCGAAGCTGCGGACGCTGCTCGGCGGAAGCATCGCCGAGTTCGCCGCCCATTGA
- a CDS encoding polysaccharide deacetylase family protein — protein MTTPYAGIAWTGAGYEVEVMDGAGRRVVEPSSWGGAQVAELIDWLRGLDDGRTPAVVLDSTNGLLDGPMTAAGLEVYRADPWLLPPRPRFGSVPAERLAERACSAPGALARVTAEGGTLTGRAEEYFEGVRHGEPVLAALTAAGRCFEHGSRDTPRVALTFDDGPDPVYTRQVLEILDRYGARATFFCVGHHVVALPDEVRRIAAAGHELGNHSWSHPFLFDLTPDQLREQIDRTAEALAGVTGETPTWFRPPYGALSPEVLAALEGHPTTLTMWDVDARDWARPGSERIAATVLEAAGPGSVVLMHEGAGDRGQTVQALPSIVEGLLERGLELVTVGELSAPPGTDGTRPLDR, from the coding sequence ATGACCACGCCGTACGCGGGAATCGCCTGGACGGGGGCGGGCTACGAGGTCGAGGTCATGGACGGCGCGGGGCGCCGGGTGGTGGAGCCGAGCAGCTGGGGCGGCGCCCAGGTCGCCGAACTCATCGACTGGCTCCGCGGCCTGGACGACGGGCGGACACCCGCCGTGGTGCTGGACAGCACCAACGGTCTGCTCGACGGCCCGATGACGGCGGCCGGTCTGGAGGTGTACCGCGCGGATCCCTGGCTGCTGCCGCCGCGTCCGCGGTTCGGTTCCGTCCCGGCCGAACGGCTGGCGGAGCGCGCCTGCAGCGCGCCCGGCGCCCTGGCCCGGGTGACCGCCGAGGGCGGCACGCTGACCGGCCGCGCCGAGGAGTACTTCGAGGGCGTGCGGCACGGCGAGCCGGTCCTGGCGGCGCTCACGGCGGCCGGACGCTGCTTCGAGCACGGCAGCCGGGACACCCCACGGGTCGCGCTCACCTTCGACGACGGCCCCGATCCGGTGTACACCCGCCAGGTGCTGGAGATCCTGGACCGCTACGGAGCCCGGGCGACCTTCTTCTGCGTCGGCCACCATGTCGTCGCGCTCCCCGACGAGGTGCGCCGGATCGCCGCGGCCGGCCACGAACTGGGCAACCACTCCTGGTCGCACCCCTTCCTGTTCGACCTGACTCCGGATCAACTGCGCGAGCAGATCGACCGGACGGCGGAGGCGCTGGCCGGGGTGACCGGCGAGACACCGACATGGTTCCGGCCGCCGTACGGTGCGCTGAGCCCCGAGGTGCTGGCCGCCCTGGAGGGGCATCCGACCACCCTGACGATGTGGGACGTGGACGCCCGCGACTGGGCGAGGCCGGGGTCGGAGCGGATCGCCGCCACCGTCCTGGAGGCCGCCGGGCCGGGCTCGGTGGTGCTGATGCACGAGGGCGCCGGCGATCGCGGCCAGACCGTGCAGGCCCTTCCGTCGATCGTCGAGGGCCTGCTTGAACGCGGCCTGGAACTGGTCACCGTGGGGGAACTGTCCGCGCCTCCCGGCACCGACGGCACGCGGCCGCTCGACCGATGA
- a CDS encoding 3-oxoacyl-[acyl-carrier-protein] synthase III C-terminal domain-containing protein → MSHPTTDRRITLERIESYLPERSVRIEELGERLGLRRAELGVFRKFYGLDTLRFDPGLPLLDLLRPAARSALAALPEGGRVDYLAYAHTTQAVAPADVDIAQVVGEDLGLTGTGTEAFGLSHQACVSSLGAIEVLGELLRAEGAEDAYALMVTGEQAYSPIVQHVPNTSIMADAAASCLITLDGDGDVVRSFATRTLGEYAQWLELTAEQNTEFGEQYGSRIAEVIHQAVEEAGVTLDEIDLVIPHNVNKLAWRQTIKELGVAPEKVFLDNIPRYSHTFASDVFVNYTTLRDDGRLVDGAHYLLVSVGLGATFGAMVITHRAGGDAR, encoded by the coding sequence ATGAGCCATCCGACCACGGACCGCCGGATCACCCTGGAGCGGATCGAGTCGTACCTGCCCGAGCGCAGCGTACGGATCGAGGAGCTGGGTGAGCGGCTCGGCCTGCGCAGGGCCGAACTCGGCGTGTTCCGCAAGTTCTACGGTCTGGACACGCTCCGCTTCGACCCCGGGCTCCCGCTGCTCGACCTGCTGCGGCCCGCCGCGCGCAGCGCCCTGGCCGCCCTGCCGGAGGGCGGCCGGGTGGACTACCTGGCCTACGCCCACACCACCCAGGCGGTGGCCCCGGCCGACGTGGACATCGCCCAGGTGGTCGGCGAGGACCTCGGCCTCACCGGCACCGGCACCGAGGCTTTCGGCCTCAGCCACCAGGCCTGCGTCAGCAGCCTGGGCGCCATCGAGGTGCTCGGCGAACTGCTGCGCGCGGAGGGCGCCGAGGACGCGTACGCCCTGATGGTCACCGGTGAGCAGGCGTACTCGCCGATCGTCCAGCACGTGCCCAACACCTCGATCATGGCCGACGCCGCGGCCTCCTGCCTGATCACGCTGGACGGCGACGGCGACGTGGTCCGATCCTTCGCCACCCGGACCCTGGGCGAGTACGCCCAGTGGCTGGAGCTGACCGCCGAGCAGAACACCGAGTTCGGGGAGCAGTACGGCAGCCGGATCGCCGAGGTCATCCACCAGGCCGTGGAGGAAGCCGGGGTGACGCTCGACGAGATCGACCTGGTGATCCCGCACAACGTCAACAAGCTCGCCTGGCGGCAGACCATCAAGGAGCTGGGGGTGGCGCCGGAGAAGGTGTTCCTGGACAACATCCCCCGCTACAGCCACACCTTCGCCTCGGACGTCTTCGTCAACTACACCACCCTGCGCGACGACGGCCGCCTGGTGGACGGCGCGCACTACCTGCTGGTCTCCGTCGGCCTCGGAGCCACCTTCGGCGCGATGGTGATCACACACCGTGCAGGAGGCGATGCCCGATGA